A single window of Leptospira semungkisensis DNA harbors:
- a CDS encoding metal-dependent hydrolase: MKSEILQDKDFHFYPVRKPKFEFSENGTSKHWMDHSAYKTHVLNTWTLFFPDGERFFIRSIQKFLPSIKDPRVLRNAKAFIGQEAQHAGEHKKTWKILEDQGFKISAFTDFVNSFFINFVERFSSSKMCLAITAGAEHYTSLVATIGLQIRALDKAESEMKRLWEWHAAEEIEHKSAAYDVFLDISGNYFRRIIAFLGVTVVFWAATFIGAEILLWQEGLTFKWKTRKDAFRFIFIDEKVFFHALGAFFRYFRPGFHPEQEDNLELSKAIFEAPEHRYKEIA; this comes from the coding sequence ATGAAGAGTGAAATTTTACAGGATAAGGATTTTCATTTTTATCCGGTGAGAAAGCCTAAATTCGAATTTAGCGAGAATGGTACGAGCAAACATTGGATGGACCATTCTGCATACAAGACCCATGTATTGAATACTTGGACTCTTTTCTTTCCGGATGGAGAAAGGTTCTTTATCAGAAGCATCCAAAAATTCCTACCAAGCATCAAAGATCCTAGAGTTCTTAGAAATGCGAAAGCATTCATCGGTCAGGAAGCGCAGCATGCTGGGGAGCATAAGAAAACCTGGAAGATCCTGGAGGATCAAGGTTTCAAGATCAGCGCGTTTACCGATTTTGTGAATTCCTTCTTTATAAACTTCGTAGAAAGATTCTCTTCCTCTAAGATGTGTTTGGCGATCACTGCCGGCGCGGAGCATTATACTTCTCTCGTGGCAACGATCGGTCTTCAGATCCGTGCATTGGATAAGGCAGAGTCCGAGATGAAACGTCTTTGGGAATGGCATGCTGCCGAAGAGATTGAGCATAAGTCAGCTGCATACGATGTGTTCTTAGATATAAGCGGTAATTATTTCAGAAGGATCATTGCATTCTTAGGAGTTACGGTGGTTTTCTGGGCCGCAACATTTATTGGTGCGGAGATACTTCTATGGCAAGAAGGCCTGACTTTTAAATGGAAAACTAGAAAAGACGCTTTCCGTTTTATTTTCATAGATGAAAAGGTCTTCTTTCATGCGCTTGGGGCATTCTTCAGATACTTCCGTCCCGGCTTTCATCCGGAACAGGAAGACAATTTGGAATTGAGTAAGGCCATATTCGAAGCGCCTGAACATAGATATAAGGAAATTGCATGA
- a CDS encoding SDR family NAD(P)-dependent oxidoreductase, with translation MSRLSGKNILITGASGGFGKELTRQLLKKGANLILTDMKAPETKAEFYLGDAKTVSGKILGSFAADLSNEAGCSKAFKEATKINPKVDILVNNAGLAFMGRLLDVPMEKWKLILDVNLYAPIYLSRLFLPAMLERKYGQIVNLSSCAGITAPGELVYYSVSKFGIRALGEALDSGYRRQGVYTTNVYPFFADTNILKSEQFGSDKQKVVPSAILDSPQMVVRAIVRGMEKRKMHVFPGFTAKMLRFLTRLSPGFLRGMERLAQSFS, from the coding sequence ATGAGCAGATTAAGCGGTAAAAATATTTTAATCACCGGAGCAAGCGGTGGTTTCGGAAAAGAGTTAACCAGACAATTATTGAAGAAGGGAGCAAATCTCATTCTCACGGATATGAAGGCTCCTGAAACTAAGGCGGAATTTTATCTCGGAGATGCAAAGACTGTATCCGGAAAAATCCTTGGATCCTTTGCAGCGGATCTTAGTAACGAAGCTGGTTGTAGTAAGGCATTCAAAGAAGCGACCAAGATCAATCCGAAAGTCGATATTCTGGTGAATAACGCCGGCCTTGCATTCATGGGAAGATTATTGGATGTTCCTATGGAAAAATGGAAATTGATCCTGGATGTGAACTTATACGCTCCTATCTACTTAAGCCGTTTATTTCTTCCTGCAATGTTGGAAAGAAAATACGGCCAGATCGTAAATCTATCCTCCTGCGCAGGCATTACTGCTCCTGGCGAATTGGTCTATTATTCCGTTTCTAAATTCGGTATTAGGGCATTAGGCGAAGCCTTAGATTCAGGCTATAGAAGACAGGGTGTATACACGACTAACGTGTATCCTTTCTTTGCGGATACGAATATCTTAAAATCGGAACAATTCGGATCGGATAAACAGAAGGTAGTGCCTTCTGCCATTTTAGACAGTCCTCAGATGGTAGTGCGCGCGATCGTTAGAGGAATGGAAAAGAGAAAGATGCACGTATTCCCTGGATTCACTGCGAAGATGCTTCGTTTTCTAACGAGGCTCTCTCCAGGGTTCTTAAGAGGAATGGAAAGGCTTGCCCAAAGCTTTTCTTGA
- a CDS encoding citrate/2-methylcitrate synthase produces the protein MSDFVELKVGDQVHRLPLITGTDGKKGIDIRELHNKTGLTSYDPGFFNTAYAQSKISRRDPLTGDLHYRGYDIAELVHYSSFVETSYLLIYGELPTEKQLKEFSMKLSKHSLIHEDMINLFDGFPGKAHPLAVLSVMVSSLSSYYQDEYEEYLDRGIDQAARLLAKIRTISAFSYKKMIGQPFVYPLDRHPYCTNFLYMLFSLPSLKYQPTEDHDRILNQLWILYADHEQNVSNTTVQLIGSTQANIFASVSSAINALWGSREGGRQVAAVELIEDIIKSKLSVPEFFERMKKGELAYHSTCFGHDAYKVKSKRSTIAQKLFVDFYKQKKLDPIAEIALQVDEYVSKDPFYLEKNLYPNLEFYSAILFHSLGIPKELFTAMQTIGKLPGWLAHWREQRLTVDSSNKVRPKQIYTGETPRKYRQILER, from the coding sequence ATGAGCGACTTCGTGGAATTGAAAGTTGGGGACCAGGTCCACCGCCTTCCCTTGATCACCGGAACCGATGGCAAGAAAGGCATCGATATCAGAGAACTACATAATAAGACCGGGCTTACTTCCTACGATCCCGGTTTCTTTAATACGGCTTATGCCCAGAGTAAAATTTCCCGCAGAGATCCTTTAACCGGAGATCTGCATTATAGAGGCTACGATATAGCCGAGCTAGTGCACTATTCTTCCTTTGTGGAAACCAGTTATCTTCTGATCTATGGAGAACTTCCAACAGAGAAGCAACTCAAAGAATTCTCCATGAAGCTTTCTAAGCACAGCTTGATCCACGAAGACATGATCAATCTCTTTGACGGATTTCCGGGCAAGGCTCACCCTCTCGCAGTTCTTTCCGTAATGGTTTCCTCTCTTTCTAGTTATTACCAAGACGAGTACGAAGAGTATCTGGATAGAGGGATAGATCAAGCAGCCAGGCTTCTCGCAAAGATCCGCACGATTTCCGCATTCTCATATAAGAAGATGATCGGACAACCTTTCGTATATCCTTTGGATCGTCATCCTTACTGTACGAATTTCTTATACATGTTGTTCTCCCTTCCTTCCTTAAAGTATCAACCTACGGAAGACCATGATAGGATCCTAAATCAGCTTTGGATCCTGTATGCGGATCACGAACAGAACGTTTCCAATACGACTGTCCAGCTCATCGGTTCCACTCAGGCAAATATTTTCGCCTCGGTATCTTCTGCCATCAATGCTCTCTGGGGTTCTAGAGAGGGAGGAAGACAGGTCGCAGCAGTTGAATTGATCGAAGACATCATCAAGTCCAAATTGAGTGTACCTGAATTCTTCGAAAGAATGAAGAAGGGAGAACTCGCGTATCATTCTACTTGCTTTGGTCATGACGCATACAAGGTAAAAAGCAAGCGCTCCACTATCGCTCAAAAGCTATTCGTTGATTTCTACAAACAGAAGAAATTGGATCCGATCGCAGAGATCGCATTGCAAGTAGACGAGTATGTAAGCAAGGATCCTTTCTATCTAGAAAAGAATCTGTATCCGAATCTGGAGTTCTATAGCGCTATCTTATTTCATAGTTTAGGAATTCCTAAAGAACTCTTTACCGCTATGCAGACGATCGGAAAGCTTCCTGGTTGGTTGGCTCACTGGAGAGAGCAAAGATTGACTGTAGATTCTTCGAACAAAGTACGTCCGAAACAGATCTATACCGGCGAAACTCCTAGAAAGTACAGACAGATCTTAGAAAGATAA
- a CDS encoding LA_0991 family prenyltransferase-like protein, which yields MLHFFENRVWFYIHVLSLDICLGVLGSGALATAVTGARMKTAWWLLLPLSVWVIYTLDHLLDGKKVGANSVNPRHKFHYDHFRILSLLCGIAAVVSLVLAFLLLREIVLLGGVLLSILAFLHLGLARWGKVRFGKEFSVALIYTLGVWFGPLLIVGFRSWTVPILLFLFFLGTILNLIMNSLMEAELDAKEGQVYLLGALSPKLAREWVLRLSLLGFLVALVLAAGIRKLAPGGSITSALVVALLCAVPGWILRYADKFQDSSKYRILGEGVFILGLIPWLLNW from the coding sequence ATGCTCCATTTCTTCGAAAACAGGGTTTGGTTCTATATCCACGTTCTTAGTCTGGATATTTGCTTAGGAGTGCTCGGCTCAGGAGCATTGGCGACTGCAGTCACCGGCGCTCGTATGAAAACCGCATGGTGGCTTCTTCTTCCCTTAAGCGTTTGGGTAATCTACACTTTGGACCATCTCTTGGATGGAAAGAAGGTAGGCGCAAATTCGGTGAATCCTCGTCACAAATTTCACTACGACCATTTTAGGATCCTAAGCCTTCTCTGCGGGATTGCCGCAGTCGTCTCCTTGGTACTTGCCTTCTTACTCTTAAGAGAGATCGTATTGTTGGGAGGAGTACTACTCTCTATATTAGCTTTTCTGCATCTAGGTTTAGCTCGTTGGGGGAAGGTCCGCTTCGGAAAAGAATTCTCCGTAGCTCTGATCTATACCTTGGGAGTTTGGTTCGGCCCTCTTCTAATCGTAGGATTTCGTTCTTGGACGGTCCCCATTCTTCTCTTCCTATTCTTCTTAGGAACCATCTTAAATCTGATTATGAATTCTCTAATGGAAGCAGAGTTAGACGCTAAGGAAGGTCAGGTCTACTTATTAGGGGCTCTTTCTCCCAAGCTTGCCAGAGAATGGGTATTACGATTGTCCTTGCTTGGATTCTTAGTCGCATTAGTATTGGCCGCCGGAATACGAAAGCTTGCGCCGGGAGGTTCGATCACCTCTGCCTTAGTGGTCGCCTTACTCTGCGCAGTCCCGGGCTGGATATTACGTTATGCGGATAAATTCCAAGATTCCTCCAAATACAGAATCTTGGGCGAGGGAGTTTTTATCCTCGGGCTGATCCCTTGGCTCTTGAATTGGTAA
- a CDS encoding SDR family oxidoreductase, which yields MSDFFKDKVVWITGASSGIGECLVKEAARRGAKLVLSSRREKELKRVRKDYGLTDSNSMILPLDLQEYKKLGKVPTQVIKKFGTIDVLINNGGISQRSLAHETSLETYETLMKVNYFGNIALTLAVLPYMRKAKKGWISSIASVAGLIGVPLRTGYSSTKFALTGFFEALRAENHKENIKVTLVYPGFVRTNISNNALKGDGTPQKKMDKVIENGIDPDECARKILDAIAAEDLGVIIAGGKERFGLFLRHYFPNFFAKFLAKTSVT from the coding sequence ATGTCAGATTTTTTTAAGGACAAAGTAGTTTGGATCACTGGAGCTTCTTCCGGGATCGGCGAATGCTTGGTAAAAGAAGCAGCAAGAAGAGGAGCGAAACTAGTTCTTTCCTCCAGAAGAGAGAAGGAGCTGAAAAGAGTTCGAAAAGATTACGGTCTGACGGACTCGAACAGCATGATCCTTCCTTTAGATCTGCAGGAATATAAAAAGCTCGGAAAGGTCCCTACTCAAGTAATCAAAAAGTTCGGGACCATAGACGTTCTGATCAATAACGGAGGGATCAGCCAAAGATCCTTGGCCCATGAAACATCATTAGAAACTTATGAAACTCTAATGAAGGTGAATTATTTCGGAAATATCGCACTTACATTGGCCGTTCTTCCTTATATGAGAAAAGCGAAGAAGGGATGGATCTCTTCTATCGCAAGCGTTGCGGGTCTTATCGGAGTTCCTCTGAGAACAGGATATTCTTCTACAAAATTTGCACTTACAGGTTTCTTTGAAGCACTGCGTGCAGAAAACCATAAAGAAAACATTAAGGTTACCTTAGTGTATCCTGGTTTCGTGCGCACGAATATTTCGAATAACGCTCTTAAAGGAGATGGAACTCCTCAAAAGAAAATGGATAAGGTGATCGAGAACGGGATTGATCCGGACGAATGTGCGCGCAAGATCCTAGACGCGATTGCCGCCGAAGATTTGGGAGTGATTATCGCCGGAGGCAAAGAAAGATTCGGATTATTCCTCAGACATTACTTCCCGAATTTCTTTGCGAAGTTTTTAGCAAAGACCTCAGTGACCTGA
- a CDS encoding alpha/beta fold hydrolase produces the protein MTATQTEETKTKTENFKETFVSNGDISLYVKYNHTSKERPNRPTILFVHGYPDDHRIWSYQLESLKEDYNVAALDLRGSGKSSKPSQQKAYNVRRIFEDLVQVIRFVGNDKPVHVVAHDWGALISWAFVADEQKSVWAKSYTAMGGPHPILGRSSAFQLALSGNPISLFKALSQLRRSWYILYFQIPFLPEWIWKTFAKFFWKFTMNIGGVPKGDILRNKTKSEIIDSSTHTINLYRELLRGEKYPEPLHIKPPVQVLIPLKDFAIRPELYKLHERICDSYKEYSYDSNHWIQRTMPDTVSERIREFVWEIG, from the coding sequence ATGACTGCGACCCAAACGGAAGAAACAAAAACCAAAACGGAAAACTTCAAAGAGACATTCGTATCCAACGGAGATATTTCCCTGTATGTGAAGTACAATCACACTTCAAAGGAAAGACCGAATCGTCCTACGATACTCTTTGTTCACGGATATCCGGATGATCATAGGATCTGGTCCTATCAATTGGAATCTTTGAAAGAAGATTATAATGTTGCTGCTTTGGATCTGAGAGGTTCCGGTAAGTCCAGTAAGCCTTCTCAGCAAAAGGCGTATAACGTTCGTCGCATCTTTGAGGACCTGGTACAAGTGATCCGATTCGTGGGGAATGACAAGCCTGTGCATGTTGTTGCCCATGATTGGGGAGCGTTGATCAGTTGGGCATTTGTTGCGGACGAACAGAAATCTGTTTGGGCGAAATCGTATACTGCAATGGGAGGACCTCATCCTATTCTGGGAAGATCCAGCGCGTTCCAATTGGCTCTTTCTGGAAATCCAATCTCTCTTTTTAAGGCACTCTCTCAGTTAAGAAGATCTTGGTACATCTTGTATTTCCAAATTCCTTTCCTTCCGGAATGGATCTGGAAGACCTTTGCAAAATTCTTTTGGAAGTTCACCATGAATATCGGTGGAGTTCCCAAGGGAGACATTCTTAGAAACAAGACTAAGTCGGAGATCATAGACTCTTCAACTCATACGATCAATTTGTATAGAGAGTTATTAAGAGGAGAGAAGTATCCTGAGCCTCTGCATATTAAGCCTCCTGTGCAGGTGCTGATCCCGCTGAAAGATTTTGCGATCCGACCGGAGTTATACAAATTACACGAAAGGATCTGTGATTCGTATAAGGAATATTCTTATGATAGCAATCACTGGATCCAAAGAACCATGCCTGATACAGTGAGCGAAAGAATACGAGAATTCGTTTGGGAGATCGGTTAA
- a CDS encoding C40 family peptidase, protein MSAIKARLIQILEFVSAKTKGLTFIALPFFALVLVAEQSNHPSPKELNRFFTEKWNLEISSSDNEELFRGVYYWYGTPHKDNGKDESGIDCSTLTSKLVQRAYSKNVSGSSESIAKQAKKISESDLKEGDLVFFNIYGEKISHVGVYLKDRKFVHASVVRGVTVNSLDEPYYKTRFVSAGRL, encoded by the coding sequence ATGTCCGCGATCAAGGCAAGACTAATCCAGATTTTAGAATTTGTCAGTGCGAAGACGAAAGGGCTTACATTTATAGCCCTTCCGTTCTTTGCCTTAGTGCTTGTCGCGGAACAGTCCAATCATCCTTCCCCCAAAGAATTAAATAGATTCTTTACTGAGAAATGGAACTTAGAGATCAGTTCTTCCGATAATGAAGAACTTTTCAGAGGAGTTTACTATTGGTATGGAACTCCTCATAAGGATAACGGCAAAGATGAATCAGGGATCGACTGTTCCACTCTGACTTCTAAGCTCGTGCAAAGAGCATACTCCAAGAATGTTTCCGGTTCCTCCGAAAGTATAGCCAAGCAAGCCAAGAAAATCTCCGAATCAGATCTGAAAGAAGGAGATCTTGTTTTCTTCAATATTTACGGAGAAAAGATCAGCCACGTAGGAGTTTATCTCAAGGATAGAAAATTTGTGCATGCTTCCGTAGTCAGAGGAGTCACAGTCAATTCTCTCGACGAGCCCTACTATAAAACCCGTTTCGTATCTGCCGGCAGATTGTAA
- a CDS encoding class I SAM-dependent methyltransferase, whose translation MKHLEMFSNRLARMSKHWKKWARRRGITCFRIYDRDIPQVPISIDLYEDYCQVSEYLNSYPLSEEERETERIAVRNSILEILQLPEEKLFWKKREQKKGNQQYEKLSSEEISLQVKEGGLAFKVNLSDYLDTGLFLDHRVTRELFRKEALGKKVLNLYSYTGSFSVYAASGGAKQVTSVDLSPKYLDWSRENFRLNGIDPDEHEFLREDIGEWLKRERTNPSRNKYDLIMVDPPTFSNSKKMRDIFDIQRDYPFLLNSLFKDFSEPGAILFFSTNFRKFKIDPDELLWEDLVDLTKQTHPEDFRNEKIRSVWRMRK comes from the coding sequence ATGAAGCATCTTGAAATGTTTTCCAATCGCTTGGCACGTATGAGCAAGCATTGGAAAAAATGGGCGAGAAGAAGGGGAATCACCTGCTTTCGCATCTATGACCGGGACATTCCCCAAGTTCCTATTTCTATAGATCTCTATGAGGATTATTGCCAGGTTTCCGAATACCTGAATTCTTATCCCCTGTCCGAAGAGGAAAGAGAAACGGAAAGGATTGCAGTTCGAAATTCTATATTAGAAATACTGCAACTTCCTGAAGAAAAACTGTTTTGGAAGAAAAGAGAACAGAAAAAAGGGAACCAGCAATATGAAAAACTAAGTAGCGAAGAGATTTCCCTGCAAGTCAAAGAGGGAGGTCTCGCATTTAAGGTGAATCTAAGCGATTATTTGGATACGGGTCTTTTTCTGGACCATAGAGTAACGAGAGAACTTTTTAGAAAGGAAGCTCTCGGTAAAAAAGTACTCAATCTATATTCATATACCGGCTCCTTCTCCGTGTATGCCGCTTCCGGAGGAGCTAAGCAAGTCACAAGCGTAGATCTGTCGCCGAAATATTTGGATTGGTCTCGGGAGAATTTTCGACTCAACGGGATCGATCCCGATGAGCATGAATTTCTAAGAGAAGATATCGGGGAATGGCTGAAGAGAGAACGAACGAACCCGAGTCGTAACAAGTATGATCTTATTATGGTGGATCCTCCTACATTTTCAAATAGTAAGAAGATGAGAGATATATTCGATATACAAAGGGATTACCCTTTTCTATTGAATTCTCTCTTTAAGGATTTTTCGGAACCGGGAGCGATTCTCTTCTTTTCCACTAATTTCAGAAAATTTAAAATAGATCCCGACGAACTCCTTTGGGAAGATCTAGTGGATCTAACTAAACAAACTCACCCTGAAGATTTTAGGAACGAGAAGATCCGTTCCGTTTGGCGGATGAGAAAATAA
- a CDS encoding mechanosensitive ion channel family protein, which translates to MSELRLILESHWILGLASVASGILLGYLFGGFIVPRLARSLTKDALDTEHPLYLALLSFVRLLFLIFGLYTALRVVPLGPDTKENFSLYLKVFSILIFTVSLARVGSGAFALYSTKTEGLLPSASILNNIVRMLIFSTGALVALQTLGISVTPALTALGVGGLAFALGLQETLSSLFAGLGVLLGKKVSVGDYISLETGEEGLVEDINWRTTSLKKGNGSTIIIPNAKMSKTTFTNYSLPNSGLWITIEFSVDPRIETPKLEEVVLDSARQASDQIYPKKEFGSQVNLIYKSLGSTNMDLAVNISVQDIKHSQQIRSFFIKSLHSKFKSEGIGIVSPETSKIKAKGS; encoded by the coding sequence ATGAGCGAACTCAGATTGATTTTAGAATCTCATTGGATACTCGGACTCGCATCCGTCGCGTCCGGAATACTTCTGGGTTATCTCTTCGGTGGTTTCATCGTCCCTCGTTTGGCCAGATCTCTTACGAAAGATGCTTTAGATACCGAACATCCTTTGTATCTGGCCCTTCTTTCCTTTGTGAGACTCTTGTTTTTAATATTCGGTTTATATACAGCTCTGCGAGTCGTTCCACTAGGACCGGATACGAAGGAAAACTTTTCACTCTATCTGAAGGTATTCTCTATTCTGATCTTCACAGTGTCTTTAGCTAGAGTGGGATCGGGAGCATTTGCACTCTATTCAACTAAGACAGAGGGACTTCTTCCATCCGCGTCTATTTTAAACAATATAGTTCGGATGCTGATCTTTTCCACTGGAGCATTAGTCGCTCTTCAAACGTTGGGAATATCGGTGACCCCAGCATTAACTGCATTGGGCGTCGGTGGTCTTGCGTTTGCCTTAGGACTACAGGAAACATTATCCAGTTTATTCGCAGGCTTAGGAGTTCTCTTAGGAAAGAAGGTCTCGGTAGGAGATTATATTTCGTTAGAAACAGGAGAAGAAGGTCTGGTAGAAGATATCAACTGGAGAACTACTTCTCTCAAGAAAGGAAACGGAAGCACGATCATCATTCCTAATGCAAAGATGTCCAAGACAACATTTACAAATTATAGTCTTCCTAATTCGGGGCTTTGGATTACGATAGAGTTCAGTGTGGATCCGAGGATTGAAACGCCGAAATTAGAAGAAGTGGTCTTGGATTCCGCAAGACAAGCTTCCGATCAAATTTATCCAAAGAAAGAATTTGGATCTCAAGTGAATCTCATTTATAAATCTTTAGGATCGACTAATATGGATTTGGCGGTGAATATCTCGGTCCAAGATATAAAACATTCTCAGCAAATTAGATCCTTCTTCATAAAATCCTTGCACTCTAAATTCAAATCGGAGGGAATCGGTATCGTATCTCCGGAAACTTCCAAAATAAAAGCAAAGGGAAGCTAA
- a CDS encoding M24 family metallopeptidase, with translation MSVETYPKEELESYRKVQALAYEAVEAVRKELVPGITEKQAAKKIDEYVLRAGGTSFFHYGFAWFGDRTAFRGFKRPLSLNYLRKGEGILPHFGGKFQPSNRRLEEGMAVILDVAPTFAGRAADVGYAFSFGENKEHDQALLHLEEYRELILRRVLEERTLSEIYLEVDARIRASGYVNCHAIYPQGVLGHKVGRLPAYNIPGGRINGFPFQTFAYLFPQMLRDLVPGVSGHSPLWGEGSDFRAEPGLWAVEPHIGKIYTGSKESQSFGAKWEEILVVTESTAYWLDEDLPHVRLWKEKKSGKTNAKASKIKVPA, from the coding sequence ATGTCCGTGGAAACCTATCCGAAAGAAGAACTAGAATCCTACAGAAAAGTCCAAGCTCTTGCTTACGAAGCAGTAGAAGCTGTGAGAAAAGAATTGGTTCCCGGCATTACGGAGAAGCAAGCAGCAAAGAAGATTGACGAGTACGTTCTACGCGCAGGCGGCACTTCTTTCTTTCATTACGGCTTTGCCTGGTTTGGAGACAGAACCGCATTCAGAGGATTCAAACGACCTCTTTCCTTGAACTATCTCAGAAAGGGAGAAGGGATACTTCCTCATTTCGGAGGAAAGTTCCAACCATCCAATCGCAGACTGGAAGAAGGGATGGCGGTGATCCTAGATGTGGCTCCCACATTCGCAGGAAGAGCAGCTGACGTAGGTTATGCGTTTTCTTTCGGAGAGAATAAGGAACATGATCAAGCACTTCTTCATCTAGAAGAATATAGAGAGCTGATCCTAAGAAGAGTCTTGGAAGAAAGAACCTTATCCGAGATCTACTTGGAAGTGGATGCTCGTATTCGTGCTTCCGGTTATGTGAATTGTCATGCGATCTATCCCCAAGGAGTTCTAGGTCACAAGGTAGGAAGACTGCCTGCTTACAATATTCCAGGGGGAAGGATCAACGGATTCCCTTTCCAAACCTTCGCTTATCTGTTCCCACAAATGTTAAGAGACTTAGTCCCGGGAGTTTCCGGTCACTCTCCTCTTTGGGGAGAAGGTTCCGATTTCAGAGCAGAGCCAGGACTCTGGGCAGTGGAGCCTCATATCGGAAAGATCTATACCGGAAGCAAGGAATCTCAATCCTTCGGTGCCAAATGGGAAGAGATCTTAGTAGTTACTGAATCCACTGCGTATTGGTTGGATGAGGATCTTCCTCATGTTCGTCTTTGGAAAGAAAAGAAATCCGGAAAGACAAACGCCAAAGCTTCTAAGATAAAAGTGCCCGCTTAA
- a CDS encoding AraC family transcriptional regulator, with product MQLLPTFLLHFWIQFGTGLCLLLAAMELAKKRDSVLPGGLFFLAVILALVESRLGLSLVPESAEYIWAWPVFFPAVWAVGPTILLVSRNMVQFALDREIEIRLHYLPAGILLLGEIISYIFLPAETLREYIRNAMLGSKVDILTGVTILGSIHQTVYSIGIWLFFRKISKETEIPLSSLVYTILFVIFATIQLCWFGYFLKSQVLLATGSSFQTLGVVLVFLFTARYPNFFISLKSEIRQKRYEKTQIHGLDLDGVHTRIRELVEVDKLYREEALKIQDLAEKLLISPHQLSRILNETYGKNFNEFLNSYRVEEAKVLLLEDLERTVLSIAYDVGFNTKSTFNAQFLKITGMTPLEWRKKGSKL from the coding sequence TTGCAGCTTCTTCCCACATTTTTACTTCATTTTTGGATCCAGTTTGGGACCGGTCTTTGTCTTCTTCTCGCGGCAATGGAGCTTGCGAAAAAGAGAGATAGCGTTTTACCGGGAGGACTTTTTTTCTTAGCAGTCATTCTCGCCTTGGTCGAGAGTCGATTGGGCTTAAGTTTAGTGCCGGAGTCGGCAGAATATATCTGGGCTTGGCCGGTTTTCTTTCCTGCAGTCTGGGCTGTCGGGCCGACGATTCTGCTAGTCTCTAGAAATATGGTGCAGTTCGCCTTGGACCGGGAGATAGAGATCCGTCTTCATTATCTTCCAGCGGGTATCTTGCTTTTGGGAGAGATCATCTCTTATATATTTCTTCCGGCAGAGACTCTGAGAGAGTACATTCGAAATGCGATGTTAGGCTCCAAGGTGGATATTCTGACCGGGGTCACTATCTTGGGTTCCATTCACCAAACTGTTTACTCGATCGGCATCTGGCTTTTCTTTCGTAAGATCTCTAAAGAGACTGAGATCCCTCTTTCTTCTCTGGTATATACCATCCTTTTTGTGATCTTTGCGACGATCCAGCTCTGTTGGTTCGGATATTTTCTAAAGAGCCAGGTGCTTCTCGCGACGGGTTCTTCTTTCCAGACTCTTGGCGTTGTTCTGGTTTTCTTATTCACAGCTCGCTATCCGAACTTCTTTATTTCTCTCAAATCGGAGATCCGTCAGAAAAGATACGAGAAGACCCAGATCCACGGATTGGATCTGGACGGAGTTCATACCAGAATTCGGGAATTGGTAGAAGTGGATAAGCTTTATAGAGAAGAAGCTCTGAAGATCCAAGATCTTGCGGAGAAACTTTTGATCTCTCCTCATCAACTTTCTAGGATTCTGAACGAAACTTACGGAAAGAATTTCAACGAGTTCCTGAATTCGTATCGGGTGGAAGAAGCAAAAGTTCTATTACTTGAGGATCTGGAAAGGACAGTTCTCTCGATCGCGTACGATGTAGGTTTCAATACTAAGTCCACATTCAACGCTCAATTTCTAAAAATCACAGGCATGACTCCTTTAGAATGGAGAAAAAAGGGTAGCAAACTATAA